In the genome of Orcinus orca chromosome 13, mOrcOrc1.1, whole genome shotgun sequence, the window GTCTCTGTACTTCCCTTGAACTGTGCGTATTCTTCTATCGTTATGCTTATCACCCTGTATTGTAATTTATTTGCTCAGGTCTGTCTTTCTTACCAGATGGTGAGCTCTTTGAGTACAAGGACTGTGAGTTCTTCAGCTTTGTGTCTCagtcctagcacagtgcctggtatctAGAAGGCATTCAATATGTATTTGGGGGGTGAATGGATGGCAGGATGGAAGATGGATGAGAGCCGTCTTAGAAAAAGCTTAGCCTGAGGACAAGGTAGTTAAAGTGCCCATGTAATAGACCCCCCGGAGAAGATGACAAATGGCCTCTTCCTGAAAGCTCAGGCCCTTGAGGAGAGAACCAAGCTGTAGCCTAGGTGCTTAAGCCAGGAATGGGGAACTTTGGGATAACACAATGACTTCTGGGGGTCACTTCCCTTTTCCTCTAGATAAAAGGACTTTGGGGAGAGAGCTGGCCGGGAGCACCTGTGCCAGGAGGGTTACGGTGCAGAATCTGCTCAGGGCTCTGTGCCCAAACCCACAGTTTGCTGGTCCAACGAaccctctcctcttcttcctgcagAGCCTCCTCCCAAGACGCGTCCATCTCTGGTTCTGGGAAGACTTCTCACAGTCCGTGCTGCAGTCATCTTCCTGATGCTGGTCCTGGTCGCCTCCGTCCTGCTGCAGGCCATTCTCTGTAAGTCCTCAGCTTCCACCTGGGCTCCATCCTTCCCTATGGCCAGTCGGCTCCCTCTCTCCCCCGCTCTCTGGTGGTCTCTCCTGCCTCTggctttttcatttgtcttgtttCCCCTCTTTCCACGTGCAGTCAGAgagtcccctcccacctccacacccCCGCTGTCCCCTGTAAGATCAGCTGCTgctccttcctttccaattctggGGAGATTTTCCTGACAGGGATCAGCATGCTTTTGCTCTAGGACACGCTCTTTTGTCCCCAAGAAATGTTCGCCCATCTTCATCCTGTgtcatttcctccttcctctctgagtTTCGTGTCCCTTTGATCGAGAGCCTTGTGGGTAGCCCCCAAAAGTGAGCATGATGTTTCCTGACCCCACAAGGGATGGTGTCCCAACTGTATCCTCAGCCCCAACTGACTAGATGGAGAACCTGGCcaacaggttagggttagggttagcgttagtgttagggatCACTGCCCTCCCACCACAGGACCCCTTCTCTTCACTCTCCTGCTCCCACAAAGGTCATATCAAGGGAGACTTCCTACTTCTTCACTGGATGTGTGATGtatctttctccctcttctggTTTTGCCAAGCCTCATGGCCTCTGCTTCTTCTTCCTCTCATTAGGTCTCCAGAAAGCAGGTGGAGGGAACATCTGCACTCTCCCTTCAAGGCTTCGGGACATATTTGGTCTTGGACTTGGAGGGGCTGAGCAGAGTCTCCTCTGCTTTGAGCCCacttggcttatttttttttttttgcggtacgcgggcctctcactgctgtgggctctcccgttgcggagcacaggctccggacgcgcaggctcagcggccatggctcacgggcccagccgctccgcggcatgtgggatcttcccggactggggcacgaacccgtgtctctggcatcagcaggcggaatctcaaccactgcgccaccagggaagccccacttggcTTATTTTTGGTTTCCTCTATGGCATGTAAGCCTGTGGCCTGAACAGAGTGTGACAGGGTGTGGGACAAGGGAAGAGAAGAAGTGGTTTCATAATTCTCCCTTTTTGTATTCTCTGGAGAAGAGATCACCTCCAGATTAGAAGTCTGCATAGGCTCTCCCTTCCATAGCCGCGAGGGGCTTATGGGCAGTCATAAGCCGTGCGGCCCAGAGGGACATGGGAAATATGACAAAGGGGTGTTTGAAGGCATCCCTTTACCAAATGCGCCGTGAACATGCAAAGAAAATTTAGAACTGGATTCTAACCCCCTCTTCTGCTTACCCGTGAGAGCCTCTAACAGACAGCCTGTGTTTTGTCGATCTTTGCATGATCTGCCTCTCCCAGAGTTCCTGGTGCACGGAAGGCGCCCATcgcatgtttgttgaatgaatacattatGAATGAGTGGAGGGTAGGCAACTGCTCCTTGGGTTGGGTCCTTGGGAAGCTTGAGcccatcccttccctccccttccttttaTTACCCTGGCAACAGCCCCACTCCAGTCCCTGGGGATCCCCTTGGCTGACCTCTCATATCCAGATCCCTGGTTTATGGGCACAGTATCGGATGTCAAGACCAATGCCCAGTTGCTGAAAGGTCGTGTGGACAACATCAGCACCCTGAGTTCTGAAATAAAGAGGAATAGAGGTGGCGTGGCGGCAGCTGGCTTTCAGGTCCAGATGGTGAATGCCAGCCTGGATCGTGTGCGTTCTCAGATCCGGAGGTTGGAAACCAGCGTGAAGGAAGCCAATGCACGGCTGCAGATGCTAACAAGTAGTTGGGAAGAAGTCGATAAGTTCAATGCTCAAATCCCGGAGCTAAAAAACGATTTGGATAAAGCCAGTGCTTTAAACACAAAGGTCCGGGGACTCCAGGGAGGTTTGGAGAATATCAGCCAGTTGTTCCAACAGCAAAGTACGTGACTCAGAAAAGAACGTTGCAAGTTGACCAGTGGCCCGTGGGACCTTGCCAGTCTTAGGCATGACATCACTGGGCTGGTGTGtgtgaagggaagggagagaggagcagGGCAGCCGTGGCTGGAAAGTTAAGAAGAGAGGGCTCAGCACTGGGtttggggaaggcttaggggcTGTTCAGGAGAGAAGGCACTAGGGACCAGCCAGGGTTCCCACACCAAGGCATAGAATATGAAGGCATTAGGGAGTCTCTTTGTCCTGATCCAAAGCCAGCCATTTTCCATTAGTCTCTACCTAGAGCCCAGGGGCTCAGACACTTGTGATGGCCAATGGAAAATTACTCCTCCTCACAAGAGAGACAGATTCCTGATTCAGCCTCTCTCGctctcccctctctgagcccagaGACTCTACCAATCTTAGTCAGACTTTCAGGATCTGAGGGAATGTCCCCAAGCTCCTACACAAGGACCCAAAGacccccagagcccagccccaTTCACTCTGTCTCTGGGATCCCACTCAAGTATCCCTACCTAGCCAGCACCAGAGAAAACAGGAACACCAGAGTACATATTTCACTCTTGTTCTCCAGATGACATCCTACAGATGGTTTCTCAAGGCTGGAAGTACTTCAGGGGGAACTTCTATTACTCTTCTCAAGTCACAAGGACCTGGTACAGTGCCCAGCAGTTCTGCTTGTCCAGGGATTCACACTTGACTTCAGTGACCTCAGAGAGTGAACAGGTGAGTGCTGTCCTGTGGGCTCTAGGAAAGGGGTGTATTGGTAGCTGTATCAGGCAGGATGGGCAAGATTATGCTGCAGTgacaaaaatccccaaatatcaGTAATTCTTCAGAATTACTTCTCACTTGTACACTGCATGTCCAATGAGGGTCAGCAAGGGGTTCTGCTCACTGTGGTTACTCAGGGCTTAGGTCAAAGGAGATTTCATCTCAACATATGTTTCCACAATTGCTGAGGTGAGAAAAGGGAACATGGCACATTGTGCTCTTAAAGCTTCTGCTGGAAGCAACGGACATCACTTCAGCTCACATTTCATTGACCCAATAAATGATGCAGTATTTGTGGCTTCAAAGAGGGCAGGGTAGTACAATCTTTCCATGTGCCCAGAAAATAGAAATATCTGTGAATAGAATTAATGACACTGTCTAACCCAAGAAGTCCCGTACCTGTTGAGGCAGAATATTGAACAAGCTCCTTTCATCTGGAGGTGGGCTAGCAGAGCAGGTGAgatcatgggctctggagtcagagtcTAGAGTCCTAACCCTGTGTCTGTGGGTTCAGGGGCTGTCGCTGAGGATGGGTGAAGAACACCCAGAGAGACAGATGCTCCAACTCGGAGTCGTGGCAGCACCTCTGCTCATTCTGTCTCTCTGCAGGAGTTTCTCCACAGGACTGCAGGCAGACTTCTCTATTGGATCGGCCTGAGCAAAGCAGGGAGTGTGGGGTACTGGTACTGGGTGGATGACTCGCTGTTCAACAAGGTCCAGAGTGTGAAGTAAGCCCCGAGAACCCTCCTTCCCAGACTGACTTTcttgggccagggccagggcatgAAGAGTGGAGTGATAGTTCCTACTGACCACAGGGTTTGTGATTCTTCCCCATCCTCGGGCGGCAGGAGCATTGAACAGAGATCTAGCTGACCTCTGCCACTAATTGGCCGTGAAACTGGGGACAAATTCATGGCCTCTCAGTGCCCTCTGGGGTTTGGCACCATGGCCGTCCACCCAGACTTGGCAGGGACCTCGTTCTAAGTTTAGGTCTTTGCACTGTGTGTTCCTGTAGGGCCTTGAGAGTTGTGGGCTGGTGTGGCCCTGACTTGGGGGGTGATTGCAGGCTTAGAGGTTGACAGATCACTGGTCCCCTTCCTCTCAGGCATGGGAAAACTTGAGATGCTATCAACCGGCACCAAAGCTGGGGTTGAACTCTCTCAGTTATTCATTGGAAATacgtttttctttgattttttcctttcataggtTCTGGATTCCAGGTGAGCCCAACAACACTGGGAACAATGAACACTGTGCTGATATAAAGATGTCCTCATCGCAGTCATGGAATGATGCCTCCTGTGAcaatgaatttctttttatctgtGAACGACCCTACATGCCATCAGAACCATGTCAGGACTGGCCCCCAAGCTCGAACTTTAAACTCCAATGCTTGTTGAATTCAAGGAAATGCGGCTCTCTCCTTCATACTCCAGGGTGATTTTgaactttaatttttcttgtttcgaAATTGTCTTGAAGGCATCCGGGAGTCTATCTGCCTTGGCTAGGAGTTCTCTGACCCCACAGAGTCAGCTGAAATGGAAAGGAGATCTTGGGTTGAAATGGGAGCTGAGGGTGGAGAGGATTAGAAGTTCACTAATTCACCCAGTGAGGTGAATCAGAACCTGCAATCTGGGGCAGCACCCTGGGGCGTCCCATCCCTTCAGAGAAGCCTCATCTTCACTGCATGAAAGTCGCTTTGACCACCCAAGCAATTGTCTGGAGACTGAGACTCAGGGCTTTTCTGGTTGACTCCCCAGAATTCCCAGTTGCCTGCTGAGGTGGCTGTGTTCTCAGTGGGAAGAGCTCTGCTCTTGGAGACCCTGTTCATGCCATGTACCCATCGCCCCCTACATCCACATCTTCTGAGATCTGAGACCCTTCCTCCCTGGGACGGGCTTGACTGGTTCAGATCTCGGGCTGACATGGGAATGTATCTCCTTAGAGCTGGACCAGCGTCCATGcgcttctccctccccctcactcGCTAAACTCTGGGACCCAGTCCATCTGCTGAGCCCTTCTGCCTCCGCTCCTCTTTCTTCTgcatctcctctctccccagagggcaggggaaggggcctTCAGTGAAGAGGGCACCTCTGAGCTTCATTAGAATAAAATGCTGCCTGGGAAAAGGCCAGtctcttttgttgttttcttcccGCGGGTACAGGTGAATGCGCGGGGA includes:
- the CD207 gene encoding C-type lectin domain family 4 member K — protein: MPPKPSPTLRKPPPKTRPSLVLGRLLTVRAAVIFLMLVLVASVLLQAILYPWFMGTVSDVKTNAQLLKGRVDNISTLSSEIKRNRGGVAAAGFQVQMVNASLDRVRSQIRRLETSVKEANARLQMLTSSWEEVDKFNAQIPELKNDLDKASALNTKVRGLQGGLENISQLFQQQNDILQMVSQGWKYFRGNFYYSSQVTRTWYSAQQFCLSRDSHLTSVTSESEQEFLHRTAGRLLYWIGLSKAGSVGYWYWVDDSLFNKVQSVKFWIPGEPNNTGNNEHCADIKMSSSQSWNDASCDNEFLFICERPYMPSEPFSSELVLNLIN